In Periophthalmus magnuspinnatus isolate fPerMag1 chromosome 9, fPerMag1.2.pri, whole genome shotgun sequence, the sequence GTTTGACAGTCCTGACTCTCCATCCACAACATATAGACTTTTTATGATGGAACAGATTCTCAGGTCACACAAAGGGCAAAGATAAAACCTACACCAGACATTGCTTAACATTGCTTTTGTTCTACTTAGccctaaaaaacacaacaaaacataatcTCCGAAAGGAAATTTCTCCATTACAGGACAATAAATGTTAGTAAATTATGAAACTGTATGGAAACATAAAATTATAGCATCTCACTTATAAATTATGTGTGCACCAAACTGATATTTTGTCATAATGTCCCCAGCAGAGGGAAGCACTGACAGTTTAAATGAGACTAAAACAATAGCTTATAGTGTGTAGTAAGACATGCTTTGTAGTGAAGCACAGAAGAACAATTCCTGAAGAAAGACGCACCTCCTTGTGACTTTAGTAgttgaaaaatacagttttgaGGGAGATGGACCAAACAAcacaattactcaaacatctgtggaaatgaaacaaaacacaggtcaaAGTTTGCTTTTAAAaagagaaacaacattataacagggttGAAGTTCTTTTAGTCACATTAAGCAAAGCATCTTGCATTTTATACGTTCTCGTAAAGTGATACCTTCTCAGTTTTGTTGCAGTAGAGTTTTCTCTGGCTCACCCCTCCTTCAGATGTGTCGCGTTTCACCACTTTTCCTTTAACCACCCAAACCACCATGTTGCTCCCCTTGTGCCTAagcctggttttgttctgagtGTTTAAAGCAGAGCTGTTGCACAACAGTTTGGCTGTGAGCGTGCATAGCTCTTACACACAGTAAATGAAAACCAAAAGGACTGTGTGTCTGTCTAGATTTATGTCTGTTCTGTAACACACAATTTATGTTGGAGTTCATATGAATTTgacttgtgtgtttcaggaaGTGCACGTGTTCCTCAAAGCAGAGAAGCCTGAGGAGGTCACGGAGGAGAGGATCAGGGCTGAGCTCAGTAAAGCTCACACCAACTCTTCATCACAGTGGCTGAGGAGGAGCTCGCAATCATCACTGGATAGAAAAGATGTTGTGGTAGGTTTCATGTAACACCACAAAcatccactagagggagacaatgactgcctgtttgtttttgtacagCTTTGTCTCAGCTGTCATAACTTGAAGACAGTTTACTGGTAATCATAGTGTTTGGATGAGAGTGTGACAAACAAGTTCATCAACTATTAATCCAATAACTCACAATGACTTTCCTTCCTTGCCATAAAGGAATCActgcattcttttttttttttatagtgctAGGTGTTAACTACACAGGTCATTCATTATTTGAcagtttgttcattgtaaactgctaATTGATTTAACAacttagtaaaataaatagatcCATTggctttctgttcaaaactgcagtaCAGATGGCCTTTGTGTCTTCataattgtgttgtgtgtcatagtatgtgtatttatgtatgtatgtatgtatgtatgaccagaagtctaaatatttttaaataaacgtAGGTATGTACAAGGAAGTGGATGCAAATATATTCtagcctcaaatgcagaacaatataggattattcaaacatatatAATCAATCGaattacaactttgagtaaactaatgatAAAAGAACACTGTCATAACAATCTAATAAAAGTTGTACCTGTACTGTCATCCTCTGAAACAGGGCACAAATTACAGAAAAACTAACGCTGCAATGGAAATGCGACTAGCGAACCGGGATTCCTTTTGGGCACGAGCAGAGGTACATATCACCATCATCTCTCTCAGACTCTACGCTTTTGCAGTGCATTGAATAAAACTGTGCATTGTTTTGCAgcgtgaagaagaggagagaaaagaggaggagaggaagagggcagCAGAGGAGAGACGAAGACTGGAGAGAGAACGAGCTTTGAAAGAAAAgcaagatgcagaggagagagatcgaaaaatgaatgaaaagctAAAAATGATAGAAGAGCAGAGGTAAGCGTGGCGTGAAACTGTGCTTTTGCTTACCTCTTGTGGCCAGATGTGGTAAAACACATGTCTCTTGTCTTATAGAAGGAAAGCAGCggagcaagaagaagaagaacgcaGAAAAGAGAAGTTAAAATGGGTtagttgtaaaataaatagcGTTTAAATACATACAGGCACGTTTGAGAAAGAGGCATTAAGTGAAAGAATGTAAAATTGGTCAAATAAATTGGTTAAACTGGCTAtaaaaactgaattgaaatagTATACATACAAAACAAGACTGGTTGTAGTTTAACTGTGTGTACATGATTGTGATGGACAACTGCGCTAAAGTATAGAGCAGGGGAACTACACAATCCTTATGGAAAGATAGGGCAAAGTGACACTCCGTTTCTTTCACTTAGTGGCGTTATAGCAACAGTAAGACAAGGAATGACAACATTTTTGACACTGCGTTATCTCCAATGGTGTGTGTATAATCCACATATACATCAAACGCAGTGCAGAGCCACACGCATGTTTCCTGTGACTTTTGAGTGGTTACGCTGGGAGCAGGGCCGTGACAcgtgtttctgtgtttgtgctgacaggagcagcagcagagggagcacgaggaggagatgagagcgCGCCTCAAAAGAAGTGAATCGATTGAGAAAGCAGCAGTAAGTCCATGTCAGCCAGACCTGTGCACAATGCCACGGATGTTTAGAATTAGCAATGTGTTAGGGCAGGACCACAGTTACACGGAGTTTAAGTGAAAAACACAGTAGACTCTGGGAGGTTTTAAGACAGGAATTTATAGTTTCAGACcatatattttagtatttgctttaaataataaattaagagCAGTTATTGTTAGATTATACTGTCCTAAATGTTCGAGGGGGAGGTTATTCTTTTGCACCGCTTCACAtctattcaattgcaggtgtttctGTTGATAAAAGTACCCTAAGAATATgtgttctccacagatctggcctgtaacttgtaTTGGTAGCGCTAcactcttgtctccatggatacagataATATTAATATAGACAAAGCAGTAAGATCAGCACAAAGATGAACAAGAGGTGGACCCTTCACCGGAAATTTACATTTATGAGTTGGAAAATGTAGTAATCTTCCAGCAACAAAGTTTAAAACTAATTTTATGTAACGATAATAAAAGTCTTCATTGGCCTTACCTTTCTTAACTAACCAACCGTGTGTTTGTGGTGTAGGAAGCTGCAGCGTTAGTGTCCCAACGCACCATGAACCCTCGAGAATTCTTCAGACAGCTCTCCTCGTCTTCATCACAGAGTCCCACCAGTCCCTCTCGCTCTGGTATGTTTCAGATGGGAAAAAAGTGTTTATGTTTAGCAAATTATTTCAGTAAATTCAAAAACCTTCTCATGGCTTTAATTATGTTCCACAGGTAAACCGTTCAGGCGTTACCAGCGCAGTCTGACGGACACAGCTTTCATCTTCTCCAAAGCCGAGGAGAACTCTGCAACCTCCCCTTGTAGTTCTCCTCTAGTGTCCCCCTTCTCCAGAGCTGCTCCCTCTTCATTCAACCGGGCCACTTCTCCACCCACAAGTCCAGTATTTCACTCATCCACCTCTCCACAAAGAACCACCCTATCCCCGCCCCTGTCGCCCCTCCGTCCCGCCCCGCCGTCCTCCGTCCTGCCCAGTGTTCCATTGGCTAACATccaggtgagggggagggcGCGGTCACCCTCAGAGCCCACCGCTCCACCGGCCTCGCCTACATTACCGTCCACTGTGGGGACTTCTTCAGACGAGGCTATACCAGGACTGCCACCGATTGTCGCAGAGCACAACACTTTCAGTTTTGAACAAAGTGTTTCCCCGCCAGCACCGAGGGCTTCACTACCAGACCAAGCGATATCAGGTGAGAGACGAACGACAGGAAGGAAAAATCGTGTGTGCGAGATAAAGGAGGACTCTGTAggttttctgatggagggcagAACTATtcttttctccatagagatgtttttgttttggctagaatgttccagagtccAGAGGTGTTTCTACAAATACTGAGttgaatacagtggtccctggtttatcgtgggggttacattctaaaaataacccacaataggcgaaatccgcaaagtattcagctttattttttacaattatcatatatgttttgcagctgtaaaatcctcaccacacactttattcacttttctcacacaggcattaacattttctcacatttctctcttgtttaaacactctcaaagttcaaaccttcgtaggcgcctttgtcggtgcagaacgcttcatcgacattgtgggttttgtcagagagaaaacttgcaaatatacagcacttcagagtcaatTATAGtcattatagaatgaaaccaaagatcaagacctgttttcaggcccaaacatttgtttgagaaataaaaatataaatattttctgtaaataaaaatgatagctTTTAAATACTGTaccaataattataataatcaaCCTAttaggttggacacataagaaatgattaatagtaaCTGACACGTATTTCATAATTCCACTGACTGttcctcttcgtcctggtgcTGCTCGGCTGTAGTGTCTTTTCCACTGAAGGCCTTGGTGCAGGTGTCTTTTTCTgagtgcaaacatacagcacttcagagtcacactgcaatccaacttttatgtaaatttgtctgaacacattgtgtactgtacaggagacacggcacggaggagactgatggacaatggtctatagtccaacagccaatcaggacgcagaacacaatgcacgttcatacactgtaaaaagcatgcaaaattgcactaaaaaaaacgAGGGACAACTTTATTGAAATACAGATACAAGTTTATACCATTAcaatgaaacattctaggcaaagcaatgacattttcaTTAGAAAAGCAGGTCACAGACAGTCGACCAGAAACAACAgattaacaacaaaaaaacaaaacaaaaaacaacacacttgAGTAATTATACAGATAaagtaaaagaagaaaatgaatgttCTTATATAAATTATTAACTGGCACATGGACTTCTTAACAAACCTTTTCTCTTTGTAGCTGCTGAGCTGGCCTCAGAAATCAGCTACAAAGTACAGACTGTTCTCgtagaagaggatgaagaggaagaggaagatgtgaaggagaaagaggacacTCAACCTAAAACAGAACCACAGCCCGATCCAGAAGAGTCTGCGGAGGAAAATGAGACCCGAACACAACTAGAACAAGTGGAGACTATTGAGGAAGAAGAGGTCACAGAACCAGAGGAGACTTCAGCAGAAAAGGAGCAGGACCAAACAGAGAAGAGGGTAATGGAGGAAGTGCATGGAGTCATGGAGAACACAGAAGACACTGAAGCTGAGGTGAAGGAAGCAGaagaagagacagagcagaTTATGGAGGAGGAACGTGTCTATGTAACATCAAAGGAGCCAGAGCAGCAAGAGAACGAGGAGATGATCGCTGAAGATGGGCCTGACGAGTCAGAATCGAACGAACCTGCTTTACTTACACAGCATGAGGAAAGTTCAGAGATTATAGGTAAGTTAAGTACTAAAAGAATCAATCTCACACTAAAACAGCCAGGTTTGGAAAAGTGTCATTTAACAAGTAGGTTTATTACTGTATTCACTCTGCAATGTCTTAACAACAATATTAATGCAACTTATACAGCAttccagacactcaaagtcgctttacaattttgtacattattcatTCGCTCCACACTTGAtggtaagttactattgtagtcacagccGCCCTGGGATAGACTGATAAAAGCGAGGTCACCGTTTACAGTGAAGTGATGTTTGTGCATGGTGTACTTTTCTCTAGACCCCATATCTGAGGAGAGCCTGGGAATCAAATATGTGACACCAGACCTGGGAATTAACGTGATCACAAATGGAAACTCAGTGGAGCACAATGGAACAGGTTAGACATACAGTTATCAGGTAGTACAAGCTTCACACTGCATGAATCCTAAAATAaacacctgatttttttttttttagatcactCTTTAAGCCCTTCTGATCCTGAGTTGGACAGTCCTGAGCTTGCAGTATACTATAatgtgcaggaggaggaggatgatgaagaggaggacgaTGTTTGCATCCAAAAATATATCACAATCTCAGACAATGGAGAAGAGGTATTGTTATGTTACAGATGGCATCAACATTTTATAGGTCTAAACAGTGGGAAAGAAACTGAGGCAGGTGAAACTGAATGTGCAGAGTTTTGGTGTGGCATAGTGAAAACAACACTAAGTAAcactaatatttgttttataattcGCTGGTTTATCATAAAATGCAGCACAAAGACTATAGAAACCTTTTTCGTTTGTGACCTTATAATAACAACCACTGGcattcaaaccaggaccaaaccaggactaatccaggaccaaacaaggactaatccaggaccaaacaaggactaaaccaggaccaaacaaggactaaaccaggaccaaatcaagactaaaccaggaccaaatcaggacaaaataaaaactaacccaggactaaatcaggactaaatcaagactgaaccaggatcaaaccaagaccaaaccaggactaatccaggaccaaacaaggactaaaccaggaccaaacaagaactaaaccaggaccaaacaaggactaaaccaggaccaaatcgggactaaa encodes:
- the si:dkey-40c11.2 gene encoding drebrin-like protein A, producing the protein MSARTINLDTYSLSLLTAKEDIINPRSSINWALFIYDGISNKLRLAESGAGGVAELASKFHIAKPQYGLCRMGSPESGSPRTAMIIWMGQDVDDYRRTECATHIPAIKNFFKEVHVFLKAEKPEEVTEERIRAELSKAHTNSSSQWLRRSSQSSLDRKDVVGTNYRKTNAAMEMRLANRDSFWARAEREEEERKEEERKRAAEERRRLERERALKEKQDAEERDRKMNEKLKMIEEQRRKAAEQEEEERRKEKLKWEQQQREHEEEMRARLKRSESIEKAAEAAALVSQRTMNPREFFRQLSSSSSQSPTSPSRSGKPFRRYQRSLTDTAFIFSKAEENSATSPCSSPLVSPFSRAAPSSFNRATSPPTSPVFHSSTSPQRTTLSPPLSPLRPAPPSSVLPSVPLANIQVRGRARSPSEPTAPPASPTLPSTVGTSSDEAIPGLPPIVAEHNTFSFEQSVSPPAPRASLPDQAISAAELASEISYKVQTVLVEEDEEEEEDVKEKEDTQPKTEPQPDPEESAEENETRTQLEQVETIEEEEVTEPEETSAEKEQDQTEKRVMEEVHGVMENTEDTEAEVKEAEEETEQIMEEERVYVTSKEPEQQENEEMIAEDGPDESESNEPALLTQHEESSEIIDPISEESLGIKYVTPDLGINVITNGNSVEHNGTDHSLSPSDPELDSPELAVYYNVQEEEDDEEEDDVCIQKYITISDNGEEVLTEPQTCVRALYDYQAEDESELSFELGDIIRDVEAVDKGWWRGWSQDGRQGLFPANYVETISPQ